One Pocillopora verrucosa isolate sample1 chromosome 10, ASM3666991v2, whole genome shotgun sequence genomic window carries:
- the LOC131772268 gene encoding potassium channel subfamily K member 3, producing MNELVKRSLHRTILLYVYAFIGGCIFYVIEYKPEKSRIAYTRLRHELQLNFTKRFNISVNESDFERFMQTAFEIVRNGNKADWGILTGTSFAMTSLTTIGYGHMTPETQLGQFFTVIYCIVGLPLSTLALKSIGELIAKMVYKIIYRVETKLLFRIRPRKVKIKTFFITFTLMILTLCIGALAGKYLEGWTFIEGFYAWFASLSTIGYGDYVPGWKILKNAEDSAADIWILITALSLPGMATLCVVSGVVNSLVEAYNEFKIQCNVCSRCPACRRRKSEKSKGKRKKKKSAGGATQEKHRKFESLYACSERERSTTV from the exons ATGAATGAGCTTGTTAAGAGAAGTCTTCATAGAACTATTCTTCTATACGTCTATGCTTTTATTGGAGGATGTATATTCTATGTCATTGAGTACAAGCCTGAGAAGAGCAGGATTGCTTATACAAGACTTAGGCACGAGCTCCAACTTAACTTTACAAAAAGATTTAATATATCCGTGAACGAGAGTGATTTCGAACGGTTTATGCAGACAGCTTTCGAGATTGTAAGAAATGGCAACAAAGCAGATTGGGGAATTTTAACCGGTACTTCATTTGCGATGACGTCATTGACCACCATTG GTTATGGACACATGACACCTGAAACACAACTTGGACAATTTTTCACCGTCATTTATTGCATTGTGGGACTGCCATTATCAACGCTGGCTCTGAAGTCAATCGGAGAACTAATCGCCAAGATGGTATATAAGATCATTTATCGTGTGGAgacaaaattactttttagGATAAGACCTCGGAAGGTTAAGATAAAAACCTTTTTCATAACTTTCACACTGATGATTTTGACGTTATGTATTGGTGCTCTAGCAGGGAAATACCTGGAAGGTTGGACTTTCATAGAAGGCTTCTACGCATGGTTTGCTTCACTCTCCACCATCGGATACGGCGACTACGTTCCTGGttggaaaatattgaaaaatgcCGAAGACTCTGCAGCAGACATTTGGATATTGATAACAGCACTATCCCTCCCCGGTATGGCGACACTTTGTGTAGTCTCAGGTGTGGTTAATTCACTTGTTGAAGCTTATAATGAATTCAAAATACAATGTAACGTTTGTTCTCGATGTCCTGCATGCAGAAGGAGAAAGTCTGAGAAATCTAAAGGAAAACGCAAGAAGAAAAAGTCTGCAGGTGGTGCAACACaagaaaaacacagaaaattCGAGTCCCTATACGCTTGTAGCGAAAGGGAAAGATCGACTACTGTTTAG